The following is a genomic window from Telopea speciosissima isolate NSW1024214 ecotype Mountain lineage unplaced genomic scaffold, Tspe_v1 Tspe_v1.0926, whole genome shotgun sequence.
TATCCttaattatttttatgaaaaataaactaTAAAAAGCAACGTGGTCTTACACCCATACACAAAGGGACGTGACATGAACGGCTTATCTCAGAAGAGGCAAAAATCTTATTCTTAGTTCCATGCATATTCCCATTGGTTCCCATGTTGAACCATAGGACTCGTTACCTTTCAAaaaaccctctcccttcttttattgttagtttttaattagttgtaataattatttattttcactTGCCTTTTTATTAGGGACAATTACATAATTAGTCACTTTTGAATTCTCCTTTACAAACGTAACCATTCATTATTCCAGTTAACAAAAATACACCAATTTGAGTTTTGGTTTACAATACTATCCAAAATAGCGCACATGTAATCCCCTACAACCACGCCCCACGTGCAAACTTGCCCCAACCCTTGCTTCCCTGCCCCATCCAGTCCACCCCCCtctgttctttctcccaaatcAACGGCCCCGCCTCACCATCTCATCGCCCTGCACAGCACCGCCTCTACCCTTGCACATCACACACTCTTTGTTCCCTACCCATCGCCGACTGAACATCTTCTTCAATTACTTCTCTCTCGACCTCTAAAATTGGAACCTAGCTATCACAAaaataactttttctttttgttggttGGAATTTATTTGGGTATAGATTATTGGTTTTACTGGCTTGAAATTGGGCAACATCAAAGAGTACGTGTTTGGACTTCTGTTTGGGTCCATGTCATTGAAGCAGGTCGGAAATTCAGCCATAGAGAAAATTAATCCTAAGTTGTTCCCATCTATTTGGATCTCATGAAACAAATCAAGAGCTGAATCCAAATCTCTAGAATCGCAAAACCCATATGTGTTTGGAAGACAACCCTTGGTCTCCATCGATCTCTTTCAAGAATAATCCTTatactcttttttgttttttcaatttttctgattttataaaatttaaaacTGTCAAAGCACCAGCAACAGTGTCGCCCAAGCTAACCCAGAATAGGAAAGATTTTATTCGATATTGGCTCAGCCATCCAATTTCAGTTTCCTTATTTTATGTGGTTCTCCAATATCTCGATCATAGTTGGGTAATGTATATGACTCGATCCACTTGTGGAGATTAGTAAATCAAGGGAGtacaatatttttattttccaacaaaaaccaATATGCGCAGGAGTTTGAGCaaccattaaattaaatattaCTTTACTGATATCAAGGatattaattaaaatttaagTACACAATAGATCGATCACAGGTTAAGCCAACAGAACAGAGAACAGAGAACAGAGAACAAGTAAGATCTCCGTTAATTGTAGTATTAACCCCTATGAAGATGCTGATGATGATCAGTTACTTCTCCGTCGCAGCTGCCTCTGGAATGTTGCATTTCTTGCGGATAATGCCTCTTTCACCGGTAAGGGGATTGAGATTACCCATCTTAATCATAGCAGCAACAAAACTCTCAAAGAAGGCAGTGGAATTGCTACTAAATTGAAGGACGACCTCATCAGCAAGACCACCATTCAGCAACTCCTGGTCAGAGTGCAGGAGGCCCTTCTGTTGGGTTTGTTTGCTGTAATAACTTGTATCGAACTGTGCCGAAGACACCCTGTCGTCCAGGGACGTAAGGTTGTCGTCTCCTTCTCCCATAGGTCTAGGGCAGATAGACTGGAGTGATTTAGCAAAAGTCATGTTAATGTTTTTGTCGCCATAAATCCTTGACCGAAAACTGGTACACCTTGCAAAGCCGATGGTGTGTGCCCCTGTCATATGTGTATGGTATGGTATGGTATGGCTCAGCTCACTCAATATTAGTTAGTTAACCAAAACATACAAATTACAAATTACAAATATACCTGACAGAGCAACCATGTCAGCCAAGGTTAAACCTTTGACTTTGAAGGCGGAGATGAGTTGATACAAACTGAAAAAAGGAGCTGGCAAGTCGGTCCCTGCTCCCGAGAAGTTGGCGAATGTTGAATCCCTCCTCCCGAGAAGTACCGTCCAGGTTGGTCCACCCAACtgaaaaaccaacaaaaacagaagaataagaagaacaagaagaaaatcaagTTGAATTAATGTTAATATAATACTAGTGAGCGAGCGACATCAAAACATGCAAAATGAGAGATTTTAAAACTTACCAGGGCTACTGATTCAGTTGCAGAAAGAGTGAGAATGTCCGCACATGAGATTATACCCGGACACAGAGTTTCCACCTGCCCTTTGATGTTCTCTATAACTTCAAACCCGCGAGCTGAGTTTCTGTTTGGGAGTGCTTCCTTCTCGGAACCTGGTCCATCTAGAAGAACTGAACCATCACAACCCTGCATGCATCCATGAGATCAAACATAATTAGAATCATTAATTAGCAattcaaaagaagaaattaagagagagagagagagagagtgtgtgttaCATTCACAAAGCAGTCATGAAAATGGAGCCGAAGTAACGAAGCAGCCATCCTAGGCTCTTCAGTTACAACTTCGTTCAGAAGGGAACGTATTAGGTCGACACCTTGAGGACACGAATCCTCATAGTAGTAGGGAGTGAGTTGTGGTAGCGTCGTCGTCTCAGCCTCAGCAGCAGTTATGAAactcatcatcataatcatttGCATGCCAACATTAATTgcaaggaaggaaaagagaagggttATCAAAAGAGAGGATGAGGAGGCCATGTTGCTTGATCCAATTGCTTCCTTCGAATCAATGAACTTTGCTTGGAAACGTATGTATTTAtagggattttaatcctctccattCCATTTCTAGATCCATTATTTCCCATACACTCTTCTGATGAGTGACTGAGGCTTTAcccatactctctctctctctctctccaactaaCGCGTTTTGCATGCCTAAATATAGCATTGCAATTTTCAACACAGAGAGGGATTTTGTCTCCAATGCATGTttactctttcttcttcttaattgtGACCATAAAAATACTGATCAATActgatttttttgggtaatttacataCGACTCCCCTGAGCTATCTAGTATTTATAAAAATACACATTAGTTTTGGATATTCATGCATTccacccctactttccaaaatATTTACTAAGTAAACTCACTCCGTTTGTGGTTTCCGTTCAATTGATAGTTAAAAAAGAGAGACTTCGATCTATTGAATTTTTCTTTAGTATATACTAAATTACTAATTGACTTGCCTTAGTTGTAATATAGCAATTTTTCAAGTATCAAAGTGGAAGGCTGAAACTATCTACTAATATAATTCTTCTTATTAAAACCTATAATTAGAGGACATGTGGATTTTGTCCACAAATTTTAGATGGCAACAGACACAAACTCTTTTAACTTAGCAAAATGAAAAGCTAAACAAAACAACATTTACCAAGTGATAAAACAAACATGACAGGAAAATTAAACAATGACTAGACTTTGAGGAAAGCTATTGGTAAAAGAACTGATTATAAGTCATAAATCACCTTTAAATATAATACTGTTAGAGGGGAGAAACTACATATCTACAATAAAAAAGTTAAATTGATTACGGTTCATATTCTTATTGGTGCATACAATAAcgccctcccccacccccaaaccacaacccctccaaaaaaaaaaaaaataaaaaaaaaaaaaataaaaaattgtggaTTCATTTAAAAAGAATGACTAAGAGACAACATGATTGTAGATAATTGCTTAACCTTTTTGTCTGTAAGGTCATTTATATCTTCAGTttatttattagtttatttATCTGGCCTCAATTACCCTAATTACCGCCTGTCATTTAATCAGATCAGTAGGGCCAGGCATAGGCGCGTAGCCTTGTATGGTAAAACTAAAGAATTCATTTGGAAATTGGAATATTTGACAATTAGGATAATACTGCCAGCTACTATCCTAATCAGATTGGTTTGGACTAGGGTATGACAGGACCAACTGAAAACTAGAACGCACATAATCGACCGATTACCAGACCGAAAACCGAATCaaatgaaaccaataaaaaaaaaaaaaagggaattattAACGTAACAAGATtctgttatttatccaaacataacaagacgTCAACTGCCCTTGTACAACTATAGTTGATGACAAGATAGGAAATAAAGTTTGGGGATAGAAAGATCAATTCACAGTATCAATTGgaatacaataaaaatagaaaaataaggtctgaattttgaatttaaggGTATAGATGTAATATGACTATGGTATCCTGGAGCCTTCGATCCGGGTAGAGACCTTCTTCCCCACTTTTCTAACTTTGAGCCCTCGAGTCTATACAACCAAGTCCTCCAACGGCGATGTCCTCTCTCACGCCTCCTCTCTGTGTTCTAGGCGACCCTAacaatattctctctctctctctctctctcactctgttTCTGAATCTCGATCCTCAAGTACCCGATGTAAGAGCCTCTCTCACTCACCCTGCTCCTGTTCTCATCTATACCAACAAGGGTTTCATAGTTGTTCTCTCTGAGGAATCATATCCACTATGATTGGGGAATCTGTTGTAAATCTAATGGCATTaatgtcattgttggcaacttggTGGACGGCAGTGGTGTAAAGAATGTGCTAAGCTTGTCTGCAAGTTGGGAATAAGGAACACCGTGAGACtcaatattaataaataaagtaagttcccatggcatgtgagcttccGATTAGAAGACAGAAAGCATGACCTAAAAAATGAAAGGGGCAGCAAAATCccatggcatgtgagcttccaatgagaagacagaaagcaTAACCTAAAAAATGAAAGGGATAGCAAAATCCCATGGCATGCATTAGCATTCAACATTTTATCATATAAGCATtgctaattaaaataaaagtgaaagaaaaaaagtaaagcTGTAGAAAGGCAAAAACATTGGGTGTCTGACTCTTCTTGCAAGCTAGGTGATGCACATGGAAAATGCCCATAGCTCTCCAAGGGGTTTCCAACTCTTGACTAACCTGCTTAAGATGACATGACTCTTTGAGGTATGTCTTGGTAGCACACAATAGCGTTGTAGTTTCATTCAtgcttatttttcatgtttgcatAGTATATTTCCCCAttgcatgagtgtgtgagtgtaggCCACCTTGTTTAGTTGTTTGAACATACTCATAATATTATAAATATTGTATTTGAGGTCTAATAACTTTGCTCTCAGAGATCTGGAGGTTTTGTGTATAGTTCATGGAAAGCTTGTACAAGATTGAAGAGGTAATGGCTTGGCTTGAGAGCTTAATATAGAGAGGTTTCTGGTGGCTTAGGCTCTTGGTGACTCTTATTTCAGTGTATTGGATATGTTCCAAGAAAGTCAAGTTCAAACTCGAGCTATATTGCCTCCTCAAGGTTCAAATTCAAGATTTCTGAAAATTCAAGTCAAAAcagtgtttttcttggtttggagGTTGGTTTGATGATTGGTGGGACCCACTAGTCTTCCGAGTGACTATGCATGTTCAAATTCATGTTGGTGATGTGTTCCAAGtgttacttgagccaaacaatggTTATTTGTGAAAATGCCATGTTCAGTTGCAAGTTTCCAAGTAAatctgaaattctgaaatagtgACTGTGAAGCCTTTTTGAGACTCTTGAAAAGTATGCATATCAGAGAGAAAATACAAGTGGTTTGTGCCAACATGTTTACAAAGTTTTTCTCTATAAGGATGAACAAACCACACAGTCATTTGAGCTATAGGTTGATGTGTGTGAAGGTCAGAAGAATGCTTTAGGATTATTGTCAGTGAAGCTAGACAACAAGCTTGAGTTAATTTTGAAGAGacagaaagaggagagagagtgtggaccccacctgggggTGCCACATGTCAGGGGGTAATAAGGTGGCATGTCCACCTTGGCATTTGATTGAGTCAACATGGTCATATAGCCATCACAGCCTTGACAGCATGGCTGCACAAGCACCAGCCCAGCAACATAGCACCATGGGCACAACAATAGCCCAAGCACTAGCCCAGCAACCCAGCCCTCTTAGGCATTTTGTCAAACAGATTGTGGGTGCTCATATACTTATAAAATATTTtgaggttttgaaaatcaagCTACTGGAAGTCATTCTCTGTAACaatttagtgaattttttggaGCATCACATGGGAATTCCAACCGTACGGATGTGAATCCCAGTGGCAAAGAGTGGGTGATAAccatttcatctttttttgaCATGTGTACAGATCATGGACGAGTCATCGTTTTCCCAAAAGTGCAAGCAATTGTGTGGCTGAGATTGATCTTTAAATCTGAATTAGAATCTCTTGTTCTGATTGGTCTAAATCATAATCAATGACGGAGATAAAAGATTCTAAATggacacctcacaattaagcaCATGCAAAATTGGTACACTTAAGTGATGACTTCTTATTGGTGAGTCAAGAATCTAATCTGATGGCTTTGTTTTAATCTCTGATATTTGATGATGATCCGACGGTGGAAGATGATCTCGATCCCGTGTAAACCGgttgatgatattttgaatttctttttaatctGGGCCGTTCGTATGATCTGATCTAATGGTCCAAATTGACTCAATCTTTGCCTCGAACTTTGGGCTATTTAAAAGTCAAATTTCGGATTTGTGCAAAGACACTACCCCTCATATTTTGACGTCCTCTACGCAGTGGTGAAgtttgatttagggtttgatgccTCTGTGATTTAATGTTTGAATTTTCTCAGAGAAGAAGGCATTTTGAGTAGATCGATGCATTGAGATTCGTATCAGAGGCTTCCAGGACATGCCGCACGCTGCTATTGATGTCCAGAAGGTCTACATCGATAGTGGTTGTAGTTCTACTTCGTTCTTGAGGTAGTTTTTCATTCAAGTTCCCGTTCTTATCATTTAATCTTGTTGGGGAGTGAGATTCATGTAATTTTGAGTGTTGAAAATTTGAGTTGATCATATAAACTCATTTTTAGTATTTAAAGCCTATTGTGCTGATACAGTTAGGTGTGTGGGAGTATTTCCTGTGGTTCCTATGTTATATGGAACTGTGTTGAACTTGTGCAATAA
Proteins encoded in this region:
- the LOC122648385 gene encoding peroxidase 2-like, translated to MSFITAAEAETTTLPQLTPYYYEDSCPQGVDLIRSLLNEVVTEEPRMAASLLRLHFHDCFVNGCDGSVLLDGPGSEKEALPNRNSARGFEVIENIKGQVETLCPGIISCADILTLSATESVALLGGPTWTVLLGRRDSTFANFSGAGTDLPAPFFSLYQLISAFKVKGLTLADMVALSGAHTIGFARCTSFRSRIYGDKNINMTFAKSLQSICPRPMGEGDDNLTSLDDRVSSAQFDTSYYSKQTQQKGLLHSDQELLNGGLADEVVLQFSSNSTAFFESFVAAMIKMGNLNPLTGERGIIRKKCNIPEAAATEK